Proteins found in one Amphiprion ocellaris isolate individual 3 ecotype Okinawa chromosome 22, ASM2253959v1, whole genome shotgun sequence genomic segment:
- the acbd5a gene encoding acyl-CoA-binding domain-containing protein 5A isoform X1, giving the protein MEVESVSTADEGRLTQLRFQAAVKVIKSLPPDGPFQPSNDMMLKFYSYYKQATVGSCNIPRPGFWDAVGKAKWDAWNSLGDMSKEEAMAAYVDEMKLILEGMPVTDEVEELLKVLGPFYELVDEKKKIMQISDLSTARLTQFARQLEGFGTMLNSMPSKSMSKSIAKSIVRNMEMNGTLETRPARPKPKEETQQEDEEDMDDDDDEEEEEEEEEDEEEEEVVIKEERKAASPPKKKSSTRRHKAPLSNGKVANGVTHMTNGSHSRAALNSDDSQEGFVGETLLNGHHADPSVDMSGPHHLASDSDSEVYCDSVDQFGQEECSEHNRSLDDLDEEENHVLLPLEEQQEDVQGIRCGGEDGEAGGTAPQKQRLNVDVPGSSLVRRGRGSRSLGCSSGGLMPVHSGGNAGGGHWGGAGTPGGSLNEQIVVALARLQEDMQSVLERLHTLEALTASQARSVALSPTYVTPPVSKKSQKPSWWPFDISPASLAFAVIWPFVVQWLIRLYLQRRRRRIN; this is encoded by the exons ATGGAGGTGGAGAGTGTCAGTACGGCGGATGAGGGGCGTCTGACCCAGCTGAGGTTTCAAGCCGCCGTCAAAGTGATCAAGAGTTTGCCCCCCGATG GCCCTTTTCAGCCCTCCAACGACATGATGCTCAAGTTCTACAGTTACTATAAACAAGCCACTGTGGGATCGTGCAATATACCTCGGCCGGGCTTCTGGGATGCAGTTGGCAAAGCtaaatg gGATGCGTGGAATTCTCTTGGAGACATGTCAAAAGAAGAAGCAATGGCAGCCTATGTGGATGAAATGAAActg ATCCTGGAGGGGATGCCTGTGACCGATGAGGTGGAGGAGCTCTTAAAGGTCCTCGGTCCGTTCTACGAGCTGGTCGACGAGAAGAAAAAGATCATGCAGATATCAGACCTGAGCACAG CCCGTTTGACACAGTTTGCTAGGCAACTGGAAG GGTTTGGCACGATGTTGAATTCAATGCCGTCAAAGAGTATGTCAAAGAGCATCGCAAAGAGCATCGTCAGAAACATGGAAATGAATGGCACACTGGAGACCCGGCCGGCCAGGCCCAAACCAAAAGAAGAAACGCaacaggaggacgaggaggatatggatgatgatgatgatgaggaagaagaggaagaggaggaggaagatgaagaggaagaagaggtagtgataaaagaggaaagaaaag CAGCATCACCGCCAAAGAAAAAGAGCTCTACCAGGAGACACAAAGCTCCCCTGTCAAACGGTAAAGTGGCTAACGGGGTCACACACATGACAAATGGGAGTCATTCCAGGGCTGCTCTGAACAGCGACGACTCCCAGGAGGGTTTCGTCGGTGAGACTCTGCTCAACGGGCACCACGCAG ATCCAAGTGTAGACATGTCTGGACCTCATCACCTAGCAAGTGACTCAGACAGCGAAGTCTACTGTGATTCTGTGGACCAGTTCGGTCAAGAGGAG TGCTCTGAGCATAACCGCTCTCTGGACGACCTGGATGAGGAGGAGAACCACGTCCTGCTGCCTctagaggagcagcaggaggacgtTCAGGGCATCAGATGTGGAGGGGAAGATGGAGAGGCAGGAGGAACAGCGCCGCAGAAACAGAGGCTGAATGTGGACGTGCCAGGCAGCTCTTTGGTCAGAAGAGGACGAG GTTCCAGGTCTCTGGGCTGCAGCTCTGGAGGTCTGATGCCCGTGCACAGTGGTGGCAACGCGGGCGGAGGCCACTGGGGAGGCGCAGGAACACCTGGAGGGAGCCTGAACGAGCAGATTGTCGTGGCATTGGCCAGACTGCAGGAGGACATGCAGAGCGTTCTGGAGAGGCTTCACACGCTGGAGGCTCTCACTGCCAGCCAG gCAAGATCAGTGGCTCTGTCTCCTACTTACGTAACACCCCCAGTTAGCAAGAAGAGTCAG AAACCGTCCTGGTGGCCTTTTGACATTTCACCAGCCAGTTTGGCCTTCGCTGTTATATGGCCATTTGTCGTACAGTGGCTCATCCGCCTGTACttgcagaggaggagaag
- the acbd5a gene encoding acyl-CoA-binding domain-containing protein 5A isoform X3 yields the protein MEVESVSTADEGRLTQLRFQAAVKVIKSLPPDGPFQPSNDMMLKFYSYYKQATVGSCNIPRPGFWDAVGKAKWDAWNSLGDMSKEEAMAAYVDEMKLILEGMPVTDEVEELLKVLGPFYELVDEKKKIMQISDLSTGFGTMLNSMPSKSMSKSIAKSIVRNMEMNGTLETRPARPKPKEETQQEDEEDMDDDDDEEEEEEEEEDEEEEEVVIKEERKAASPPKKKSSTRRHKAPLSNGKVANGVTHMTNGSHSRAALNSDDSQEGFVGETLLNGHHADPSVDMSGPHHLASDSDSEVYCDSVDQFGQEECSEHNRSLDDLDEEENHVLLPLEEQQEDVQGIRCGGEDGEAGGTAPQKQRLNVDVPGSSLVRRGRGSRSLGCSSGGLMPVHSGGNAGGGHWGGAGTPGGSLNEQIVVALARLQEDMQSVLERLHTLEALTASQARSVALSPTYVTPPVSKKSQKPSWWPFDISPASLAFAVIWPFVVQWLIRLYLQRRRRRIN from the exons ATGGAGGTGGAGAGTGTCAGTACGGCGGATGAGGGGCGTCTGACCCAGCTGAGGTTTCAAGCCGCCGTCAAAGTGATCAAGAGTTTGCCCCCCGATG GCCCTTTTCAGCCCTCCAACGACATGATGCTCAAGTTCTACAGTTACTATAAACAAGCCACTGTGGGATCGTGCAATATACCTCGGCCGGGCTTCTGGGATGCAGTTGGCAAAGCtaaatg gGATGCGTGGAATTCTCTTGGAGACATGTCAAAAGAAGAAGCAATGGCAGCCTATGTGGATGAAATGAAActg ATCCTGGAGGGGATGCCTGTGACCGATGAGGTGGAGGAGCTCTTAAAGGTCCTCGGTCCGTTCTACGAGCTGGTCGACGAGAAGAAAAAGATCATGCAGATATCAGACCTGAGCACAG GGTTTGGCACGATGTTGAATTCAATGCCGTCAAAGAGTATGTCAAAGAGCATCGCAAAGAGCATCGTCAGAAACATGGAAATGAATGGCACACTGGAGACCCGGCCGGCCAGGCCCAAACCAAAAGAAGAAACGCaacaggaggacgaggaggatatggatgatgatgatgatgaggaagaagaggaagaggaggaggaagatgaagaggaagaagaggtagtgataaaagaggaaagaaaag CAGCATCACCGCCAAAGAAAAAGAGCTCTACCAGGAGACACAAAGCTCCCCTGTCAAACGGTAAAGTGGCTAACGGGGTCACACACATGACAAATGGGAGTCATTCCAGGGCTGCTCTGAACAGCGACGACTCCCAGGAGGGTTTCGTCGGTGAGACTCTGCTCAACGGGCACCACGCAG ATCCAAGTGTAGACATGTCTGGACCTCATCACCTAGCAAGTGACTCAGACAGCGAAGTCTACTGTGATTCTGTGGACCAGTTCGGTCAAGAGGAG TGCTCTGAGCATAACCGCTCTCTGGACGACCTGGATGAGGAGGAGAACCACGTCCTGCTGCCTctagaggagcagcaggaggacgtTCAGGGCATCAGATGTGGAGGGGAAGATGGAGAGGCAGGAGGAACAGCGCCGCAGAAACAGAGGCTGAATGTGGACGTGCCAGGCAGCTCTTTGGTCAGAAGAGGACGAG GTTCCAGGTCTCTGGGCTGCAGCTCTGGAGGTCTGATGCCCGTGCACAGTGGTGGCAACGCGGGCGGAGGCCACTGGGGAGGCGCAGGAACACCTGGAGGGAGCCTGAACGAGCAGATTGTCGTGGCATTGGCCAGACTGCAGGAGGACATGCAGAGCGTTCTGGAGAGGCTTCACACGCTGGAGGCTCTCACTGCCAGCCAG gCAAGATCAGTGGCTCTGTCTCCTACTTACGTAACACCCCCAGTTAGCAAGAAGAGTCAG AAACCGTCCTGGTGGCCTTTTGACATTTCACCAGCCAGTTTGGCCTTCGCTGTTATATGGCCATTTGTCGTACAGTGGCTCATCCGCCTGTACttgcagaggaggagaag
- the acbd5a gene encoding acyl-CoA-binding domain-containing protein 5A isoform X2 — MEVESVSTADEGRLTQLRFQAAVKVIKSLPPDGPFQPSNDMMLKFYSYYKQATVGSCNIPRPGFWDAVGKAKWDAWNSLGDMSKEEAMAAYVDEMKLILEGMPVTDEVEELLKVLGPFYELVDEKKKIMQISDLSTARLTQFARQLEGFGTMLNSMPSKSMSKSIAKSIVRNMEMNGTLETRPARPKPKEETQQEDEEDMDDDDDEEEEEEEEEDEEEEEVVIKEERKASPPKKKSSTRRHKAPLSNGKVANGVTHMTNGSHSRAALNSDDSQEGFVGETLLNGHHADPSVDMSGPHHLASDSDSEVYCDSVDQFGQEECSEHNRSLDDLDEEENHVLLPLEEQQEDVQGIRCGGEDGEAGGTAPQKQRLNVDVPGSSLVRRGRGSRSLGCSSGGLMPVHSGGNAGGGHWGGAGTPGGSLNEQIVVALARLQEDMQSVLERLHTLEALTASQARSVALSPTYVTPPVSKKSQKPSWWPFDISPASLAFAVIWPFVVQWLIRLYLQRRRRRIN; from the exons ATGGAGGTGGAGAGTGTCAGTACGGCGGATGAGGGGCGTCTGACCCAGCTGAGGTTTCAAGCCGCCGTCAAAGTGATCAAGAGTTTGCCCCCCGATG GCCCTTTTCAGCCCTCCAACGACATGATGCTCAAGTTCTACAGTTACTATAAACAAGCCACTGTGGGATCGTGCAATATACCTCGGCCGGGCTTCTGGGATGCAGTTGGCAAAGCtaaatg gGATGCGTGGAATTCTCTTGGAGACATGTCAAAAGAAGAAGCAATGGCAGCCTATGTGGATGAAATGAAActg ATCCTGGAGGGGATGCCTGTGACCGATGAGGTGGAGGAGCTCTTAAAGGTCCTCGGTCCGTTCTACGAGCTGGTCGACGAGAAGAAAAAGATCATGCAGATATCAGACCTGAGCACAG CCCGTTTGACACAGTTTGCTAGGCAACTGGAAG GGTTTGGCACGATGTTGAATTCAATGCCGTCAAAGAGTATGTCAAAGAGCATCGCAAAGAGCATCGTCAGAAACATGGAAATGAATGGCACACTGGAGACCCGGCCGGCCAGGCCCAAACCAAAAGAAGAAACGCaacaggaggacgaggaggatatggatgatgatgatgatgaggaagaagaggaagaggaggaggaagatgaagaggaagaagaggtagtgataaaagaggaaagaaaag CATCACCGCCAAAGAAAAAGAGCTCTACCAGGAGACACAAAGCTCCCCTGTCAAACGGTAAAGTGGCTAACGGGGTCACACACATGACAAATGGGAGTCATTCCAGGGCTGCTCTGAACAGCGACGACTCCCAGGAGGGTTTCGTCGGTGAGACTCTGCTCAACGGGCACCACGCAG ATCCAAGTGTAGACATGTCTGGACCTCATCACCTAGCAAGTGACTCAGACAGCGAAGTCTACTGTGATTCTGTGGACCAGTTCGGTCAAGAGGAG TGCTCTGAGCATAACCGCTCTCTGGACGACCTGGATGAGGAGGAGAACCACGTCCTGCTGCCTctagaggagcagcaggaggacgtTCAGGGCATCAGATGTGGAGGGGAAGATGGAGAGGCAGGAGGAACAGCGCCGCAGAAACAGAGGCTGAATGTGGACGTGCCAGGCAGCTCTTTGGTCAGAAGAGGACGAG GTTCCAGGTCTCTGGGCTGCAGCTCTGGAGGTCTGATGCCCGTGCACAGTGGTGGCAACGCGGGCGGAGGCCACTGGGGAGGCGCAGGAACACCTGGAGGGAGCCTGAACGAGCAGATTGTCGTGGCATTGGCCAGACTGCAGGAGGACATGCAGAGCGTTCTGGAGAGGCTTCACACGCTGGAGGCTCTCACTGCCAGCCAG gCAAGATCAGTGGCTCTGTCTCCTACTTACGTAACACCCCCAGTTAGCAAGAAGAGTCAG AAACCGTCCTGGTGGCCTTTTGACATTTCACCAGCCAGTTTGGCCTTCGCTGTTATATGGCCATTTGTCGTACAGTGGCTCATCCGCCTGTACttgcagaggaggagaag